The Colletotrichum destructivum chromosome 8, complete sequence genome includes the window GGGATAATCATACATGACTCTCAACCTTTATTACTGGATATAAGTGCAATGTAAGCCGGATATTCCCTACTGCGGATGGTAACGGTTGTCAACAATGCGGGGGCGATAGTGGGCGGTACGTTGGAACCAAGTCCGAGATCGGACCGAGTCGTCGCAACCCTTCCGCCATCAACGCATCCATCCCACTTAAACCGAGAGTTGTAAGTCGCCAGGTCGGGACTGAAGTATATAAGAAGGTGGGTGGTTTCCTTTCTTTGAACTTGAGCAACACTTATAAGCAAAAAAGCACTATCGTGCCTGCAACCGGGAGAATCATGGCCGACCAGAAACAAGACAACTGGTCATCCGAGGCGAGTCTCATCGCCTCACGCACTTGACGACCGGGGACTAACCCGGCGTAGGCATACCAGCACTCGGCCTCGTTTGTGCCCAAGCTGGCCACCAAGGTGGTGCAGTGGCTCGACGTCCAGAAGGACGATGTCATCCTCGACATTGGCTGTGGCGGTGTGGTCCCCCTCTCCTGTTCCTGGTCTCCTTAACAGAACTCCAATTCGCTACGTGCACCCAATATCGAATCTATCCTGACACGGTGAGCAGACGGAATCCTCGACGTGCAATTCGGAAAGATTCTTGCGCAAGGGAGCGGCTCGCTGCACGGCATCGACGCCTCGCCGGCCATGATCTCGGCCGCTAAGAGGgcggtcgaggcggcgggtCTGTCGAACTGCGAGTTCGAGGGTAagctctctcttcctttcaACCATttatccatccatcatccaccaTCCCGATGGAAGCGGTCTGACATGTGCGCACTCACCCAGTCCTCGACGCGACCCGCATCGCAACGTCCCAAACGCCCACGCTACACGCCCCGACCTTCACAAAGGCCTTCTCCAACGCGGCGCTACACTGGATCCTCCGGCCGCCCGGGTCACACGTGCCCGTCTTCACGGCCATCCGCGACGCCCTCCAGCCCGGCGGCACCCTCGCGCTGGAGATGGGCGGGCTCGGCAACGTCGCCGAGATGCGGACGGCCATCGTCATGGCCGTCGCCCGGCGCGTCGGCCTccccaaggccgtcgaggcagACCCTTGGTTCTTCCCGGACGAGGCGTGGCTCACGGACGTGCTGGAGCGCGAGGTCGGCGGGTGGAAGGTCGAGAGGGTCGAGAGGGAGtggcggccgacgacggcggacagaggcggcgtcgaaggaTGGGTGCGGCTGATGGGCAAGGTGCTGCTGGACGCGGTGCcggaggaaggggggcagcgcgaggaggccgtccgGGAGGTTGTGGATGTCCTGAGTCACGTTTGCAAAATTCCCGGGGACGGGGAGATGATCAGCTATGTGAGGCTGAGATGCCTGGCGAGGAAGCTGTGATTTGGGTTTCTATAACCATGACTGGAAGACGAAAGAGTTACCGAGGTGTGTTCTTGTCCCGGTTCCAACTGGGGTCCGTCAGTTTCTTTCCCACAGATTCATGTCACGTCTagttgttcttcttccttgaTCCACATGAGCAGAACACCAGCGTCAACAAGGGGCCGGGCTTATGCGGCAGTTGAAGTCGGGTTGCGACTTCTCGGAAACGGTGTAGAGATTCAGTCTCAATGCCCTTAGTCTTGGCCTGCTTCTGACGAACCTGACTGTTTCACCTGTACGAGCTGGACTCATGGGACTATACTACCGGCCCAACTAGATATTTGTCAAGCTTACTCGTTCCCAGAGATGAGAaccaagggagggggggttaGCAACAAAAGAACATTGAGGTCTGTCTATCATTAAAAACAACCTCCGCCAAACTACACTCTTCCACGCCATCTACCATTGTAAGGAACCAACGACCCGCGTCTATCACAAAGGTTTATTCGCAAACCCAAGCTGGCTGTTCCCCCCGTGGAATACGACGTATTGTGACTTGAGAAACACATCCCCGTAGATTGCAAACGgcagcgccgcggcgctcTGGATCCCGCCAaagcacgtcgtcgacgtctcaATGGTCTCCCCGTCCACCGGCGCAAACTTCATAAATTCCCCGGGGACAACGGCCTTGTAAGTCCCAAGGTCGACCGTGAAGGAGGGGATCTGGTCCCCGCAGTTGAACACGAAGCCGCCGTTGGTCGAATCGAACTTTGCGCTGGCGATCCGCTGGTAATACGCCGACACGATAGCATCGGGAAGAAGCATCAGCGTCGTGCCTGTGTCGGCAATGGCCTCGtgcggcgccgacgtcggcgcgCTGCCGTTggagccgacggcgaagccctGCGCGGTGAATTGCCAGAAACCGGCTGTCGTGTTGGCAGGGACAAAATTGATTTCACCTGTGAACTCGGTGGGATCCAGGAAGCCAAAGTTGTAGTTACCGGCTAGAAAGAATGTGAGATGGGCCGCTCCGGGTCAATACGCGGCATGAACGCGGGGCCGAGACTTACCTGCCGACTTTTTGAGGTTTGCCGTGAAAAGAGGCATCGCGAGGTTGTTCATGGCGTTCTCGAAgaaggtcttctgcttcgCAGGCTGCACGGTGTTGATGTTGCCAAAGGCAAGGCCGACCAGCCCAGACTGGTTCTTGTtcctcgagaaggacgccgaTACCTGGTTCGCCGACTCAACGGCCTGATTCTCGACGGTCACGCCTCCAATGGTGACGGTGTCCATGTAGACGTTGCCTCGCGACGAGCTACCGTCCCCGTAGGAAATGGACCACGACGCCCCCTGCAAGTTCTTGGCGCTCGAGCTGGCGCTGATGTTGTATATGGCTTGCCCGGCCACCTGGGTTATGGGCGTCTCGCTGCTGAAAACCCAAAGGTCCGACGACCCGGTGTCGAAGTTGAGGTTCAGCGTCTGAGGCGGGGTGCCGATCTGCACGGGACAGAGATACTGGCTGTCGAACTCGGCTGGGATCGCCGCGACCTCCCCTTGATGATTGTGAGCGTGGCCAAGACGCAGACACATACCGACTTACCACTGGGAGGGGTCTTCGTGCCATTTCCCTCActtcctccacctccccCGGGTGCCGCGGCCGTACCGTTGCCTTTCGAGCCTCCAGCTCCCACATCTTGACCCCCTTTGCCTCCTTTGCCTCCTTTGCCTCCTTTGCCTCCTTTGCCTCCTTTGCccttcccttttcctttccctttACCTCCCTTGTGTACACCTTTACCCCCCTTCAAAagcccgaggtcgtcgagaatCTGGTCGATAAGGGAGAGAAGATCGTCCGGGATCTGCTGTCCGAACTTAGAGTAGGCTCTGGCCAAAGCGATGGGCCCTCGTCGCGACCCGTAGTAGAAATCAGGGTTGGGAACCTGCTCGATTCGAAAGGCCGCACCGCCCAGGGTAGCGATTTCCATTTTTGATGGCGCCGCATCCACCAGACGGGCCGCGAAGGGAATAACTGCTGCGACCGCAGCTGAGTTGGTGAACCGCATGGTCACCCAGAGAAGGGAATGTCCCGGCGAAGGAATGGAACCAGGAGGAAAGCTCACGGAGCTCTACAAAACACAATAAGACTCGAAGGACGACAATACTCGGACAACCAAGGAACCCAAACAAACGGCCTGGGAGTGCGGAGGGCCCCGGAGAAATAAGCAAACCAAGCTTTCGCCAAGTTCGCTTCCCACTGAGGTAACGCATAGATCGACCTAGGAAACGGTTTCGAAATGCTCGAATGCTCCGCCGCGAGTCGCATCACTAACTACGCAATGGCGAATCGCAACAGAGAGACTGAAATCCCACTTCCCGAATCATTGACACAGGGGCTTGACGTAACCACCAGAGGCAGCATCGTTTGACTTTTCGCCCAAGGAACCGCTGTAAAGGCTGCCTCTCAGAACGGCGTATCCATCCATAGGCGACCTGCGACAGTCGATCATTCACGTCTCCCGCAAAACAAAGGCTTTTTCCCGGACACTGTCCCTTAGGGAgcgggaggcggccgagatggccgtATGCTTGGCTCCCGAAACACTGTCAGTCGGGTATGAGACCCCTGTCCCCAGGAACGCCCTCGTCGTGATGCCGAAATTCCGGGGTGACACTGGTGGCATGTCAGTCCCCCATACTGCATCCAGAGTCCGTCAGCAGGATTCGCCGAGTAATGGAGTCGATGTCGTCGGTTGATACCGAAGAGGAATAGCAAGATCCATCATCTGAAGTCGGGAAAAGAGATGCGATGAAAGGCGGCTACGTCGAGGATTTCTCTGGTTTGCCGTACGACAGTAGAAAGTCTAATAATGGGGAACCGATCGCAGCTGTTCGGCGCGGAAGTTGACCGGGATGTGCGGGATTCATGCGAAACTGAAACCACCATCCATACTCGACGGCCCATGTGGTGAGATAGGACATCTCCTggctcctcggccggcacCCTGGGATGACATGATGGCTGTCCATAAGAGCGTTGCTTTGCAGGGCCGTCACGTCTTGGTTCTTAGGCATATGTTCGCGTTCCCCGTTGTTGAAGCAACCCTCCGCACACAACCCTATTTGGCAAACGTGCAACCAGCATTGTCTGCTCCAGTTATGAACCGGGCGTGTTCGAGAGATGTCGTTGAAATTGAGGCCAGGGGCAGACGGAGGATAATGCCACTGCTTGGCGAAGTCGATCGCTGCAGGCTAATCATTCCACTATGCCGCTCGCTGCCTTGTTTTGTTCTCGATCaaagcctgctgctgctcaagGCCCATCTGACATGTACTGGCCATTCCGACATGCCAAAGCCTCGGTTGGCTAGCCAATGGCACGTCATCGGAATTACACTGATTCAGGGTTCCGTTTCGAAGAATGAAGGGTTACTTACCAATTAGTGCTCATGGGTAAGGTGAGTGGCAGTTGACTGCTTGCTGAATCACAAGTTGACACAGCCAGGCGAGGGTTCCAGAAGGGCCATGCTTGGCTTAGTCA containing:
- a CDS encoding Putative S-adenosyl-L-methionine-dependent methyltransferase superfamily, whose product is MADQKQDNWSSEAYQHSASFVPKLATKVVQWLDVQKDDVILDIGCGDGILDVQFGKILAQGSGSLHGIDASPAMISAAKRAVEAAGLSNCEFEVLDATRIATSQTPTLHAPTFTKAFSNAALHWILRPPGSHVPVFTAIRDALQPGGTLALEMGGLGNVAEMRTAIVMAVARRVGLPKAVEADPWFFPDEAWLTDVLEREVGGWKVERVEREWRPTTADRGGVEGWVRLMGKVLLDAVPEEGGQREEAVREVVDVLSHVCKIPGDGEMISYVRLRCLARKL
- a CDS encoding Putative aspartic peptidase A1 family, aspartic peptidase, active translates to MRFTNSAAVAAVIPFAARLVDAAPSKMEIATLGGAAFRIEQVPNPDFYYGSRRGPIALARAYSKFGQQIPDDLLSLIDQILDDLGLLKGGKGVHKGGKGKGKGKGKGGKGGKGGKGGKGGKGGQDVGAGGSKGNGTAAAPGGGGGSEGNGTKTPPSGEVAAIPAEFDSQYLCPVQIGTPPQTLNLNFDTGSSDLWVFSSETPITQVAGQAIYNISASSSAKNLQGASWSISYGDGSSSRGNVYMDTVTIGGVTVENQAVESANQVSASFSRNKNQSGLVGLAFGNINTVQPAKQKTFFENAMNNLAMPLFTANLKKSAAGNYNFGFLDPTEFTGEINFVPANTTAGFWQFTAQGFAVGSNGSAPTSAPHEAIADTGTTLMLLPDAIVSAYYQRIASAKFDSTNGGFVFNCGDQIPSFTVDLGTYKAVVPGEFMKFAPVDGETIETSTTCFGGIQSAAALPFAIYGDVFLKSQYVVFHGGNSQLGFANKPL